In Gemmobacter sp., the sequence CTGAAATCGGCGGCGCGGCTTTATGCCGTGCAGGCGCTCTATCAGATGGAATCCTCGGGCCAGACGGTCGAGCGGGTGGCCCGCGAATTCGAGACGCACCGCTTCGGCATGGTGGTGGACGAGGTCGAGTTTTCCGAGGCCGATGCCGGGCATTTCCGCGTGCTGCTGGACAATGCGGTCAACTGGCAGGCCAGGATCGACCAGATGACCGACCGCGCGCTGGCGGCCGCCTGGCCCATCGACCGGATCGACCCGGTGCTGCGCGCGCTGTTCCGCGCCGCGGGTGCCGAACTGGTGGCGCCGGGCACGCCGCCCAAGGTGGTGATCAACGAATTCGTCGATGTCGCCAAGGCGTTCTTTCCCGACGGGCGCGAGCCGAAATTCGTCAACGCCGTGCTGGACCACATGGCGCGCGAGGCCCGGCCCGAGGCGTTCGGGGCCTGACATGCGGGGCAGGGGATGATCCTTTCCCTGACCGCGATCCTTGTCTTTCAGCTGGCAGGCGTGGTGCTGGTGCAGGTGCTGCGCCTGCCCGTGCCGGGGCCGGTGGCCGGCATGGTGCTGCTGCTGGCGGCGATGGCGCTGTCGCGGCGGCTGGCGGGGCTGGTGCGCCCGGGCGGGCAGGGTATCTTGCAACATCTGTCGCTGCTGTTCGTGCCGGCCGGGGTCGGCGTGGTGGGCCATCTGGGCACGCTGGGCGGGCAGGGGCTGGCGATCGGGGTGGCGCTGCTGGTGTCCACCGCGCTGGCCATCGCGGCGGGGGCGCTGGTGTTCGTGGTGCTGGCCCGGCTGACGGGGGCCGGCGATGACTGACTTTGCCGAGATCTGGGGCTATCTGGGCCGCGATCCGCTGTTGTGGCTGACGCTGACGCTGGCGGCCTATGTCATCGGCGATGCGGCCGCGCGGGCCAGCGGCAAGCATCCGCTGGTCAACCCCGTGCTGATCGCGGTGGCGATCCTTGGCAGCATCCTGTGGGGCACGGCCACGCCCTATCCGGTCTATTTCGAAGGCGCGCAGTTCGTGCATTTCATGCTGGGCCCGGCCACGGTGGCGCTGGCGGTGCCGCTGCATGCGCAGCTGCCGCGCCTGCGGCGGGCGGCGCTGCCCATGCTGGCAGCGCTGGTCACCGGGGTGGTCGTATCGACCGTCAGCGCGGTCTGGATCGCGCAGGCGCTGGGGGTGGACCGCAGCGTCCTGCTGTCGATGGTGCCGAAATCGGCCACGGCGGCGGTGGCGCTGGGGGTGTCGGAACAGATTGGCGGATCGCCCACCCTGACGGCGGTGCTGGTGCTGGTGACCGGGGCGATGGGCGCCATCATTGCCACTCCGCTCTTGAACGCGCTGCGGCTGCGCGACTGGCGGGCGCGCGGGTTTTCGGTGGGCGTCGCCGCGCATGGCATCGGTGCCGCGCGGGCCTTTCAGGTGCATGAAACCGCCGGCGCCTTTGCCGCCATCGGCATGGGCCTGTCGGCGATCCTGACCGCGCTGCTGGCGCCGGTGCTGGCCGGCTGGCTGATTCCGGCCGGCTAGGCCCCCCGCGTCACGCTGGCACTGGACGCGCCGCATTTCTGCGCTACCTTGATGCACATGCAGCACGGAGAATCACCATGCCCAAGCTTGTTCGCCTGTATATCGTCAACGTTGCCATCGGGTTCGGGCTGTCGGCCCTGTTCCTTGGCGTGTTGCTTGGGCTGGATGTGGCGGGGCTGCGGCATCTGATCCTGCACACGGATATGGGCTGGCTGGCCGGGCTGATGATCTTTGTGTTTTCCGGCAGCATCTTTGCCGGCGTGCAGTTCGGCATTGCCGTGATGGGCATGGCCGACCGGGACGATACCCCGCGCGGCGGCCTGCGCCAGCATGCGGCGCCGGTTCCGGTGCGCGTGGCGGCGCCTGCCCGCAAGCGGCGGTGACCGCCGCATTTTCCGACCAGTCGCAGGCGCCCCTTGGGGCGCCTTTTGTTTTTTCGCCTTTGTTGCTTGCTTTTGAGTTGCGAATGATTATCAATCTCAGGAGATGAGACAGGAGAGAGCGATGCGACACGTGCGGCTGGCGGGACTTGTGATGGGGGCCATGCTGCTGGCAGGGCCGGCACGGGCGGCGGATCCGGTGCCGGTGCTGGCGACGGTGGGCATGATCGGCGATCTGGCGGCGGTGGTCGGCGGCGATTGCGCGGCGGTCGAGGTTTTGATCGGGCCGGGCAATGACCCGCATCTGTATCAGCCCCGCGCGTCGGACATCGCGCGGCTGCAAAAGGCGCAGGTGATCCTGCATCAGGGCTTCAACCTGGAAGGGCGGCTGGGCGAGGTGCTGGAACGGTTGCAGCGCGACCGCGTGGTGGTCGCGGTGGGCGAGGCGGCGGTGCCGGCCGACCTGCTGCTGAGCGCGCATGGCGCGGTTGACCCGCATCTGTGGATGGATGTGGCGATCTGGGCGCGGCTGGTGCCACAGATTGCGGCCGTGCTGGGCACGGAACGCCCCGATTGCGCGGCGGCGATCAATGCCCGTGCCGATGGGTTCGGGCAGGAACTGGGGGCGCTGCACGATTGGGTGCAGGCCACGCTGGCCAGCATTCCCGAAGGTCGCCGCGTGCTGGTGACGGCGCATGATGCCTTTGGCTATTTCGCCCGCGCCTATGGCCTGCGCGAGGTGGCCATTCAGGGCTTTTCCACTGAATCCGAGGCCAGCGTGGCCGATATCCGCGCCGTGGCGGACGAGGTGGTCCGGTCCGGCGTGCCGGCGGTGTTCGTCGAAAGCACCATCAACCCGCGCACCGTGCAGGCCATGCTGGAGGCGGTGGCAGCGCAGGGCGGCAAGGTATCGCTGGGCGGGTCGCTGTTTTCCGACGCTATGGGCGAGGTGGGCACGCCCGAAGGCAGCTACATCGGCATGATCCGCGCCAATGTGCTGACCATCGCCGGCGCGCTGGGGGGCCAGCCGGCGCCCTGGCCGGCCGAGCTGGCGGCCTGGGCCGACCGTCACGGGGTGGCAAAATGACCGCCGATGGCCTGCACGAGCCGCAGTTCGCCCTGCATGTCGAGGATCTGACGGTCGCCTACCGTCATGCGCCGGTGCTGTGGGATATTGATCTGGACGTGCCGCCCGGCGTGATGTGCGCCGTGGTGGGCCCGAACGGCGCCGGCAAATCGACGCTGCTGAAGGCGGCGCTGGGGCTGGTGCAGCCGACGGCGGGGCATGTGCGGTTCTTTGGCCTGCCCTATCCCGGGGCGCGCCAGCGGGTGGGCTATGTGCCGCAGCGGTCCACGGTGGACTGGGATTTTCCCGCCACCGCGCTGGATGTGGTGCTGATGGGTCTCTATGGTCGGCTGGGCTGGTTCCGCCGCCCCGGCAAGGCCGACCGTGCCAAGGCGATGGCGGCGCTGGACTCGGTCGCCATGGCCGATTTCGCCGCGCGGCCCATTGCCGACCTGTCCGGCGGCCAGCAGCAGCGCGTGTTCATCGCGCGGGCGCTGGTGCAGGAGGCGGATCTGTATTTCCTGGACGAACCCATGGCCGGGGTCGATGCGGTGACCGAAGCCGCCATCGTCGCGCTGCTGAAGGGGTTGCGGGATACCGGGCGCACGGTGATCGTGGTGCATCACGATTTGCAGACGGTGCAGAGATATTTCGACTGGCTGGTGATGCTGAATGTCCGCGTCATCGCGCAGGGGCCGGTGTCGCAGGTGTACACGGTGGAAAACCTGCGCCGGGCCTTTGGCGGCCGGGTGGCGCTGATCGGGGGCGAAGGATGAGCGCGGCGCGCATGTGGCAGGCCGCCGGGGGGCCAGCCCCCCGGGCCCCCCGGGATATTTGCGGACAGATGAAGGGGCATGGCCGGGGGGCGCGCCGATGACGCCGGGGTTTGACCATACGCTGGGGGTCGTCGCGCTGGGGGCGGCGGTGCTGGGGGCGACGGGGGGGATGCTGGGCAGCTTCGCCGTGCTGCGCCGCCAGAGCCTGCTGGGCGATGTGCTGGCCCATGCCGCCTTGCCGGGGCTGTGCCTGGGCTGGCTGGTGGCGGGCCGGTCTGTGGTGCCGCTGATGAGCGGGGCCTTGCTGGCCGGCGGGCTTGCCGCGCTGTCGGTGCTGGCGATTGGCCGGTTCACCCGGCTGAAGCCCGATGCGGCGCTGGGGATCGTGCTGTCGGTGTTCTTTGCCGCCGGTGTCGTGCTGCTGAGCCATGTGCAGGCGGTGGGCGGGGCAGGGGCGGCGGGGCTGTCGGCCTTTCTGTTCGGGCAGGCGGCCGCGATGCTGAAGGCCGATGTGCTGGCGATGGCCGGGGTGGGCGGCGTGGCGGCGCTGGTGGTGGCGGCGTTCTGGAAGGAAATCCTCGCCGTCTGTTTCGATGCGCCCTATGCGCGGGCGCTGGGGTTGCCGGTGGGCGCCATCGAGGCGCTGCTGACCCTGCTGATGGCGATGGCGATTGTGGTGGGATTGCAGATGGTCGGCGTCGTGCTGATGACCGCCATGCTGATCGCGCCGGCGGTGGCGGCGCGGCTGTGGGTGACGCGGCTGAGGCCCATGGTGGCGCTGGCCGCGGTGTTCGGCGTGGTGGCGGGCGTGGGGGGCGCGGTGCTGAGCGCGGGGGCGCGGGGCCTGGCCACCGGGCCGCTGGTGGTGCTGATCGCCACGGGGATCGCGGCGGCGTCGATGCTGCTGGCGCCAGGGCGCGGTGTGATCTGGCGGTTGGTGCGGGACCGCCGGCTGGCCGGCCGGCTGGAAGGGCTGCGGGTGCTGGAAACCCTGCGCGCGCTGGCCGCCGCCCATGGTGACCCGGATTATCCGGCCGAGGCCGGGATGATCGACGCCGCGCATGGCCTGCCGGCGGGCCGC encodes:
- the nusB gene encoding transcription antitermination factor NusB gives rise to the protein MTVDDKRKAAQAEKRRLKSAARLYAVQALYQMESSGQTVERVAREFETHRFGMVVDEVEFSEADAGHFRVLLDNAVNWQARIDQMTDRALAAAWPIDRIDPVLRALFRAAGAELVAPGTPPKVVINEFVDVAKAFFPDGREPKFVNAVLDHMAREARPEAFGA
- a CDS encoding CidA/LrgA family protein, with the translated sequence MILSLTAILVFQLAGVVLVQVLRLPVPGPVAGMVLLLAAMALSRRLAGLVRPGGQGILQHLSLLFVPAGVGVVGHLGTLGGQGLAIGVALLVSTALAIAAGALVFVVLARLTGAGDD
- a CDS encoding LrgB family protein — encoded protein: MTDFAEIWGYLGRDPLLWLTLTLAAYVIGDAAARASGKHPLVNPVLIAVAILGSILWGTATPYPVYFEGAQFVHFMLGPATVALAVPLHAQLPRLRRAALPMLAALVTGVVVSTVSAVWIAQALGVDRSVLLSMVPKSATAAVALGVSEQIGGSPTLTAVLVLVTGAMGAIIATPLLNALRLRDWRARGFSVGVAAHGIGAARAFQVHETAGAFAAIGMGLSAILTALLAPVLAGWLIPAG
- a CDS encoding metal ABC transporter solute-binding protein, Zn/Mn family encodes the protein MRHVRLAGLVMGAMLLAGPARAADPVPVLATVGMIGDLAAVVGGDCAAVEVLIGPGNDPHLYQPRASDIARLQKAQVILHQGFNLEGRLGEVLERLQRDRVVVAVGEAAVPADLLLSAHGAVDPHLWMDVAIWARLVPQIAAVLGTERPDCAAAINARADGFGQELGALHDWVQATLASIPEGRRVLVTAHDAFGYFARAYGLREVAIQGFSTESEASVADIRAVADEVVRSGVPAVFVESTINPRTVQAMLEAVAAQGGKVSLGGSLFSDAMGEVGTPEGSYIGMIRANVLTIAGALGGQPAPWPAELAAWADRHGVAK
- a CDS encoding metal ABC transporter ATP-binding protein translates to MTADGLHEPQFALHVEDLTVAYRHAPVLWDIDLDVPPGVMCAVVGPNGAGKSTLLKAALGLVQPTAGHVRFFGLPYPGARQRVGYVPQRSTVDWDFPATALDVVLMGLYGRLGWFRRPGKADRAKAMAALDSVAMADFAARPIADLSGGQQQRVFIARALVQEADLYFLDEPMAGVDAVTEAAIVALLKGLRDTGRTVIVVHHDLQTVQRYFDWLVMLNVRVIAQGPVSQVYTVENLRRAFGGRVALIGGEG
- a CDS encoding metal ABC transporter permease, whose translation is MTPGFDHTLGVVALGAAVLGATGGMLGSFAVLRRQSLLGDVLAHAALPGLCLGWLVAGRSVVPLMSGALLAGGLAALSVLAIGRFTRLKPDAALGIVLSVFFAAGVVLLSHVQAVGGAGAAGLSAFLFGQAAAMLKADVLAMAGVGGVAALVVAAFWKEILAVCFDAPYARALGLPVGAIEALLTLLMAMAIVVGLQMVGVVLMTAMLIAPAVAARLWVTRLRPMVALAAVFGVVAGVGGAVLSAGARGLATGPLVVLIATGIAAASMLLAPGRGVIWRLVRDRRLAGRLEGLRVLETLRALAAAHGDPDYPAEAGMIDAAHGLPAGRSLRQLQAEGLVAPVAHPPEATPHWVLTAEGRARLDRLGEAG